The proteins below come from a single Solea senegalensis isolate Sse05_10M linkage group LG2, IFAPA_SoseM_1, whole genome shotgun sequence genomic window:
- the LOC122762736 gene encoding protein BTG3-like — translation MRQEIAAVQVYLKRLLIMAGKLESHKVELFVEGLGVALCEKFIGHWYPENPSKGQAYRCIRVNRFNKEDPVILRACRESGVQYSDLGLPYEFTLWVDPREVWCRYGEESMVFSVATFSSDEIQDKHVAKKVISTLTDVTSDYHSDSSSEKERTLTPPLTIDTGHSSKGLNPDAPEWYPSKTALAEELQGPS, via the exons ATGAGACAAGAAATAGCAGCTGTGCAGGTCTACCTGAAGAGGCTACTGATAATGGCCGGGAAGCTGGAATCGCACAAGGTCGAGCTGTTTGTTGAGGGGCTAGGTGTTGCACTGTGTGAGAAGTTCATAGGACACTGGTACCCCGAAAATCCCAGCAAAGGACAGGCATACAGGTGCATCCGAGTCAACAGGTTCAACAAGGAGGATCCAGTGATCCTCCGTGCCTGCAGGGAGAGCGGAGTTCAGTACAGTGACCTGGGACTGCCCTATGAATTCACGCTGTGGGTGGATCCTAGGGAGGTCTGGTGCAGGTACGGAGAGGAAAGTATGGTCTTCTCAGTGGCCACTTTCTCCAGTGATGAGATACAGGATAAACATGTCGCCAAGAAGGTGATCAGTACTTTGACAGACGTGACATCAGACTACCACTCAGATTCTTCCtcagaaaaagagagaacacTCACTCCCCCTCTCACCATTGACACAGGCCACAGTTCCAAGGGATTAAACCCAGATGCTCCCGAGTGGTATCCAAGTAAAACGGCACTTGCGGAAG AACTTCAGGGTCCCTCTTGA